A segment of the Roseiconus lacunae genome:
CTCCGCCCGATGCGATCATGTTGCAGATCAATGACGGCGACTGGAATCAACGCAAAGTTTGGGGCAGTGACGCGATCAGCTACGGTCGTCAGACCCAAAGCAATAATGCGTATCGCCGTGCCGGCGGATTACCCGAAATCGGAACCTGGGTACGGTTGGAGGTTGACGCCGACGAAGTCGGTTTGAAAGCGGGGGACAAGGTGAACGGTATCGCTTTCAGTCAGTTTGGCGGCAACGTTTATTGGGATGAAGCCGGCGTCGAGATAGACATGCGTCGTTCGGAGGCCTTTCGAGAAGCCATCGAGACCCCGGCCTCTGAGCGTCACCCAGATCAAACGAAGCAATTGCACGACACGTTTGTCGCCCAGACCGAACCGATGCAGGCTCATCTTCGTTCGATCGATCAACTTCAATCCTCGCTCGAAGCGATTCGCAAGCAGGCTCCGCAAACCGTGATCTCCAAAGCGGTCGATCCGCGTCCGATTCGCGTGCTTCCCCGAGGAAATTGGATGGACGATTCGGGGGAACTGGTGACGCCGGCGATCCCCGAATTCTTGGGACGTCTTGAGATCGGTGATCGACGTGCGACTCGATTGGACTTAGCCGACTGGATTTGTGATCCCAACAATCCACTGACGGCGCGGACGATGGCCAACCGGGTTTGGAAACTGTTGTTCGGTCGAGGGATCTGCCAAAGCGTCGATGACCTCGGCGGGCAAGGGACTTATCCGTCTTACCCGGACCTACTGGATGCGTTGGCGATCGACTTTGTGAGATCGGGATGGGACGTGAAACAGTTGATACGATCGGTTGTCTTGTCCGATGCTTATCAGCGTCGTTCGACCCCGACACCCCAACAACTCGCGGACGATCCGTATAACGAATGGTTTGCCCGTCAGGGGCGGTTCGGTTTGGATGCCGAGATGGTTCGCGACACCGCGTTGTGGATTAGTGGATTGTTGGTCGAGCAAGTCGGCGGTGAAAGCGTGCGGCCTTATCAACCGGCCGGCTATTACGCCCAGCTTAATTTTCCACGCCGTCAGTACGTCGCCGATCAAGGCGACGCTCAATACCGCCGTGGGCTTTACACCCATTGGCAACGCACGTTTTTGCACCCGATGATGAAGGCGTTCGATGCGCCCAGTCGTGAAGAATGCACGGCATCGCGTGCCAGATCAAACACGCCGCTGCAAGCGCTCGTTTTGCTGAACGATCCGACCTTCGTCGAAGCCGCGCGAGTGTTCGCCGAACGAATCATGCGCGAGGGTGGCGAAAACACCGAGGCGAAGATCGAGTGGGCGTATCAAATTGCGCTCTCCCGACCGATAGACGAGGCGATCGCCATGACGCTTCGGCAGCTTTTTCAATCACATCTCGCTCATTACCAACGCGATCATGGCGCAGCGATCGCGCTCCTATCCCAAGGTAACGCGGCGGCGGATCCTAATTTAAATGCAGCCGAAGTTGCCGCTTGGGCCAGCGTCGCACGCGTCTTGTTGAATCTCAACGAATCGATCACACGTTATTAATTCCATGCAAAATTCCGATCCATTTACATTGGCGCGGCGAACGTTCTTACGGCGGACCGGGATCGGTTCGGTAGCGTTTGCGAACCTGCTCTCACGTAGCGGGCTTGCCGATTTCGATCCTCGTCGTTCGTCTCATCATTCCCCCAAGGTTAAACGCGTCATCCACCTTTGTATGGCTGGTGGCCCAAGCCATTTGGAGACATTCGACTACAAGCCGGAGCTAGCGCGACTTGACGGGAAACCGATGCCGGAATCGGTCACCGCCGGACAACCGATCGCTCAGCTACAAGGGCGAGAGTTGAAAATCATGGGGCCACAGCATGGCTTTTCCCCGCGTGGCGAAAGCGGATTGATGATCTCCGACGTGTTGCCACACATCGGTGGTTTGGCCGATCAAATGTGTGTGATCAAATCCATGCACACCGAACAG
Coding sequences within it:
- a CDS encoding PSD1 and planctomycete cytochrome C domain-containing protein encodes the protein MSSAKRALQSSIRSTRPILFVLAFVWFAPSATADEMLRFNRDVRPILTDKCFACHGPDAQTVEGGLRLDLREQAVEDSGAIVPGDAEASEVIARVFAEDADLIMPPPNSHKKLTNAEKKVLARWINEGAIYEQHWAFEPMRPDALDRAESVTMAIDTTIDSKLAELKLSPAETADPVTLIRRLSFDLNGLPPNQTDVESFVRDPSKANYVRLVDQYLNSPRFGERMAVYWLDLVRYADTVGYHGDQNVSQSPYRDYVIRSFNSNKPYDQFVREQLAGDLIPDQDLQTLVASGYNRLNQTTEEGGSQAKEYLAIYFADRVRNVSQVFLGATMGCAQCHDHKYDPYTTRDFYSLGAFFADLDERGVYSARSRPPMIPVPTAEQQSQIEAIDLKIESLRKQTEPLRQELLRRFAEWEENELANLDQPRLQTTSLVDEAEPTGARLSGEWKFIEPDFPPHSGKFVRRQASDGLTQHFFEKLPQPVDVETGTRFFSWVYLDPKSPPDAIMLQINDGDWNQRKVWGSDAISYGRQTQSNNAYRRAGGLPEIGTWVRLEVDADEVGLKAGDKVNGIAFSQFGGNVYWDEAGVEIDMRRSEAFREAIETPASERHPDQTKQLHDTFVAQTEPMQAHLRSIDQLQSSLEAIRKQAPQTVISKAVDPRPIRVLPRGNWMDDSGELVTPAIPEFLGRLEIGDRRATRLDLADWICDPNNPLTARTMANRVWKLLFGRGICQSVDDLGGQGTYPSYPDLLDALAIDFVRSGWDVKQLIRSVVLSDAYQRRSTPTPQQLADDPYNEWFARQGRFGLDAEMVRDTALWISGLLVEQVGGESVRPYQPAGYYAQLNFPRRQYVADQGDAQYRRGLYTHWQRTFLHPMMKAFDAPSREECTASRARSNTPLQALVLLNDPTFVEAARVFAERIMREGGENTEAKIEWAYQIALSRPIDEAIAMTLRQLFQSHLAHYQRDHGAAIALLSQGNAAADPNLNAAEVAAWASVARVLLNLNESITRY